In Alkalihalobacillus sp. FSL W8-0930, a single window of DNA contains:
- a CDS encoding GNAT family N-acetyltransferase gives MSIRKAVIKDAPAMAKVHVDSWRTTYKGLLPDEMLENLSYDDRTKLWENNIQNERAIIYVAEDEDGQIIGIASGEKRDKSKDENVGDLTTVYLFKEEQGKGIGARLTNQILEDLYTLGCTTIYVEVLANNQSKVFYEKMGATLQQEEQITLKGENVDVLIYKWKKEA, from the coding sequence ATGTCTATTCGAAAGGCCGTTATAAAAGATGCGCCTGCTATGGCAAAGGTCCATGTCGATAGCTGGCGTACTACATACAAAGGGTTACTACCCGATGAAATGTTGGAGAATCTTTCATATGATGATCGAACAAAGCTATGGGAGAACAATATTCAGAACGAACGAGCGATCATTTATGTAGCTGAGGACGAAGATGGTCAAATCATTGGTATTGCCTCAGGGGAAAAGCGTGATAAAAGTAAAGATGAGAATGTAGGGGACTTAACGACTGTTTACCTTTTTAAAGAAGAACAAGGAAAAGGAATTGGCGCTCGTCTAACCAATCAAATTTTAGAAGACCTCTATACATTAGGCTGCACAACCATCTACGTCGAGGTCTTAGCTAATAATCAATCAAAAGTTTTCTATGAAAAAATGGGAGCAACCCTTCAACAAGAAGAACAAATTACGCTTAAAGGTGAGAATGTTGATGTACTAATTTACAAATGGAAGAAGGAAGCTTGA
- a CDS encoding HXXEE domain-containing protein: MIETTFLWLFIVVFMVHDFEEIITVEHWAEKRKRLLRSKWTKRIWTFWDIRSNEFAKRDVVIFLFVSVVVFMRVEYSFVPGVEMGFQLFLWIVCVHNLIHLIQTCVAKTYTPGLYTAVFLVTPYTLFLLIHL, translated from the coding sequence GTGATTGAAACAACATTTTTATGGTTATTTATCGTAGTCTTTATGGTTCATGACTTTGAAGAAATCATCACGGTCGAGCACTGGGCAGAGAAACGAAAAAGGCTTCTCCGATCAAAATGGACCAAACGAATCTGGACCTTCTGGGATATTCGATCTAATGAGTTTGCTAAAAGAGACGTTGTCATCTTTCTTTTTGTATCAGTGGTTGTCTTCATGCGGGTAGAATATTCTTTTGTGCCTGGTGTTGAAATGGGTTTTCAGTTATTTCTATGGATTGTATGTGTACATAACCTTATCCATCTCATCCAAACATGTGTAGCCAAAACATATACGCCAGGCCTTTACACGGCAGTCTTTCTAGTCACACCCTATACGTTGTTTCTTCTAATTCATCTATAG